GGGCAGTTGCGACAATACCTCAGTATTAGTTAGTCTGGCCCCTATTGATGCAGCATTGCGCATCACCAACCCGTCTTCATTACCATCGACAGGAGAGCCCACCATGGAAACAGCTGCAACAGGTGACACCGTCGTTGACTCCTGGGCCTCTGATGACCCTGGGTGAACTTCTCGGAGGTGGTAGCGTTTCATCATGTTCACATGGCACACCCTATTTCTTCGCCTGCGGTCCGGGGTTTGAACCACATAATTTGTGTCACTGAGCTTCTTCTCCACTACATAAGGACCGGAGAACTTAGTGGAGAGAGCAGAACCAGATAAAGGTAAAAGAATCAAAACTTTATCACCTGGCTTAAACAAATGTGTGATTGCGCGCTGGTCATATCTTCTCTTCATCCTTGCCTGGGAAGAGGTCAGGGCCTCCCTAGCTAAAGAACAAGTTAGCTGGAGGCGCTCCTTGAGCTTGTGGACGTAGTCCGGAATACTTCGGACCTTCTGCTCGGGTACGACTAGTTGTTCTTTAAGAACTGTCAAAGGGCCCCTAACCTCATGTCCAAAAATTAATTCAGCAGGACTGAAACCTAGGGACTCCTGTACAGCTTCGCGGGCAGCAAACATAACTAGTGGTACACTGTCATCCCAATCCCTCTCCGATTCGTGACAGTGTTTTCGCAACATGGACTTCATCGTCTGGTGAAATCTTTCCAGTGCCCCTTGGCTTTCTGGATGGTAGGGACTAGACGtcacatgtttaatgtttaacgtTCCGAGTGCTTGGGCAAAGGCTTTTGACATGAAGTTGGTGCCTTGATCGGTTTGAACTACTTTTGGCagaccaaacaatgaaaagaattTTACCAGAGCCTTTGTGATTATTGGGGTAGTTATCCTTCGTAGTGGGATGGCCTCGGGGAACCTAGTGGAAGCACACATTACGGTTAGTAAAAACTGATTTCCAGTCTTAGTTTTTGGCAATGGCCCGACACAATCGACAATAATTCTCTCAAACGGCTCACCCATTACTGGAATAGGGCAGAGGGGAGCGGGAGGAATCACTTGGTTCGGTTTTCCAACGACTTGACACACATGACAAGTACGACAATAGTTAACAACATCAGTTTTGAGtcctggccaaaagaaatgtctgaGGACTCTATCGTAGGTTTTGGTGATCCCCAGGTGACCTGACCATGGGTGATCATGGGCCAAGGACAGTACCTGAAAACGATGGGATGTAGGTACCACGACCTGGTAAGTCTCACTCCAATCCATCTCTTCTGAACCTCCCCTAGTCCAGCGACGCATCAACAGGCCATTATCGAGAAAGTAGGCCATTTGCTTTCTCTTAGCTTCTTCTTGGCTAAGAACAGCTGAATAACATTTCACCAGGGTGACATCTGCTCTTTGGGCTGCAATGTAATCGTCCCTGGTGGCTGGCAGTTCAACCCCCTCGCGACTTGTGAGGGTAGACCCAGTATCATCAGCAGGCTGAACCTCGCTCACAACAGCGTCAGGAACCGGTTCTGTTACCAGAAAAGTGTCAGACAAATCAATGCCATATCTCTTTGTGTGGGCTCTGGTAGTCACGCAAGCTGGAAATGTGCCAGGATGTATCTCTGCCATGTTGTCAGACCCCAAATGCAAATCGGGGCTGTCTACCAATTCAGGGACTGGTACAACTCTGCCACCAGCTAGGTCGTTTCCCAGGATGAAGTCTACCCCTTTAATGGGCAATGCTGGCAATACAGCCACTCTAAAGAACCCATTTACCAGGTGGGACAGAACATTAATTCTATGGAGAGGGGCTGGTATGTAGCTCATTCCAACACCTTGAATCACTACACTTGAGCGACATGAGGATATTGACGACCATGGTAAGATGCCCTCGCGAATAATAGACTGGGATGCTCCTGTGTCCCTTAGCATCCGTACTGGCCGCTGTTCTTCAGGGTTCCCAGTAAAGGAGACCAAGCCTTCAGACATAAAGGGTTTGAAACAGTCATCAGGTCCATCCTCTTCAGGTTGTGACATTCCAGCTTCTGGTGGTGACACCCCTTTAATCAGACCCATGCCTTTTGGCTTTTGTGGGCCAGGCGAGACCTGTTGTCTACGCTTCAGAGAAAAACAATCCGAAATGACATGTCCTTTCTTATGACAATAAAAGCACTCCCGATCACTACGAGGTGGAGACGGCGGTCCCTTAAACTTGTCAAATGGTGGACGGCCAATACTCTGCCCCATAGGACGTAGCGGTGCCTCTCTGTTCGAGCGGAaggaagacacaaacacatgcttaTGCGTGAGGACAAACTCATCGGCTAGGACTGCCGCTTTTGACACAGACGTCACCTTCTGTTCATTTAAGAATACTACCACCTTTTCTGGTAAAGTGCCCTTGAAGTCTTCTACCAGTATTAATTGTCGAAGGGACTCAAAATTATCCTTTAATTCACTGGCAGCACACCATTTATCAAACAGTACCCCTTTCTCTCTAGCAAACTCCACAAAAGTTTGTTCACTAGTCTTTTTATGGTTCCTGAACTTTTGTC
This Gasterosteus aculeatus chromosome 8, fGasAcu3.hap1.1, whole genome shotgun sequence DNA region includes the following protein-coding sequences:
- the LOC144411452 gene encoding uncharacterized protein LOC144411452, yielding MNFDLQDFIVNPSFEKVDLCRKDDLLSIASHFDISVRKYSLKRDIKDKVLEQLVELKVLAVPVGEDFPGAGAGASPVGSKGTPATPSGEKFEPEVPPATLPRFEPFSPELHVSSGDARLKVRLARLQLEAQEKEMVRKADYDLQLQVRRLEIAAEKEVKLRQLDIEAMRIAAGPQSTHTSKSSHTSHNQPGFDVSKNIALVPTFRESEVDSYFNAFERIATALVWPKDMWPILLQCKLVGKAQEVVSSLSLEESLKYEMLKEAILRAYELVPEAYRQKFRNHKKTSEQTFVEFAREKGVLFDKWCAASELKDNFESLRQLILVEDFKGTLPEKVVVFLNEQKVTSVSKAAVLADEFVLTHKHVFVSSFRSNREAPLRPMGQSIGRPPFDKFKGPPSPPRSDRECFYCHKKGHVISDCFSLKRRQQVSPGPQKPKGMGLIKGVSPPEAGMSQPEEDGPDDCFKPFMSEGLVSFTGNPEEQRPVRMLRDTGASQSIIREGILPWSSISSCRSSVVIQGVGMSYIPAPLHRINVLSHLVNGFFRVAVLPALPIKGVDFILGNDLAGGRVVPVPELVDSPDLHLGSDNMAEIHPGTFPACVTTRAHTKRYGIDLSDTFLVTEPVPDAVVSEVQPADDTGSTLTSREGVELPATRDDYIAAQRADVTLVKCYSAVLSQEEAKRKQMAYFLDNGLLMRRWTRGGSEEMDWSETYQVVVPTSHRFQVLSLAHDHPWSGHLGITKTYDRVLRHFFWPGLKTDVVNYCRTCHVCQVVGKPNQVIPPAPLCPIPVMGEPFERIIVDCVGPLPKTKTGNQFLLTVMCASTRFPEAIPLRRITTPIITKALVKFFSLFGLPKVVQTDQGTNFMSKAFAQALGTLNIKHVTSSPYHPESQGALERFHQTMKSMLRKHCHESERDWDDSVPLVMFAAREAVQESLGFSPAELIFGHEVRGPLTVLKEQLVVPEQKVRSIPDYVHKLKERLQLTCSLAREALTSSQARMKRRYDQRAITHLFKPGDKVLILLPLSGSALSTKFSGPYVVEKKLSDTNYVVQTPDRRRRNRVCHVNMMKRYHLREVHPGSSEAQESTTVSPVAAVSMVGSPVDGNEDGLVMRNAASIGARLTNTEVLSQLPHNLSHLPVDQRNDIMTLIGDFPCLFRDTPTQTSVITHDIVLTSPTPIKQRAYRVNPVKRAAMREEVDYLVQNGFAVPSSSPWSSPCLLDTKSDGSYRFCTDFRKDA